One window of Thermocoleostomius sinensis A174 genomic DNA carries:
- a CDS encoding transglutaminase-like domain-containing protein — MLLESNLSSGQTVTPYTSKLDLQRRTIRPFGVYMLRGLASTGDRLLALDSIRGYLLQVDCTNDNTMVLNPRATQKLMDATGLAVWENQIWFARDDSVYWCTFEEFTPRLFVTLPYEVNGVAVWQSTVYVTCQKAGYILIFDRASGNRITQFYLPGVGAENLTIRGEELWICDDVERSVYCMDRATGEVRFSVLTPYESPSGLAFHTDSQTGSELLYVCYASEEMYIRDDPNNPEDPYELTSRDRTFIHPLHYYYDETARYTLSNGYLLEMSYVEEISPLEEVPLTNLEWRISLPVNTDRQTVLQVEPIGRPYTEEIQEGQRVAVFRFDKLAPQEGQIFGWKALMEVRGIKYQLTYRDTETLPPLSQEFQRRYLVDDDDLAMDTPMIRSAAREAIGTETNILRKILKIRNYVYDRMSYGIKPHIDTPDVALDRGIGSCGEYVGILLALARLNGIACRTVGRYKCPPDPDRRGVPLQPDFNHVWIEFYIPGFGWVPMESNVDDVVEGGPYPTRFFMGLPWFHAEIGKGIPFEKITAPDLPEDISIGDLALNHIRFTILEELPPPGAKPSE, encoded by the coding sequence ATGCTACTTGAATCTAACCTGTCTTCCGGGCAGACCGTAACACCCTATACGTCTAAACTAGATTTGCAGCGCCGAACCATTCGTCCGTTTGGAGTCTACATGCTGCGAGGGCTAGCTTCTACAGGCGATCGGCTCCTAGCATTGGATTCCATTCGCGGCTACCTCTTGCAAGTAGACTGCACCAACGACAACACGATGGTGCTCAATCCTCGTGCTACTCAAAAATTGATGGACGCTACAGGGCTGGCAGTCTGGGAAAATCAGATTTGGTTTGCCAGGGATGACTCGGTGTATTGGTGTACGTTTGAAGAGTTTACGCCTCGGTTATTCGTGACGCTGCCCTATGAGGTGAATGGTGTGGCAGTATGGCAATCAACCGTGTATGTCACTTGTCAAAAAGCAGGCTATATTCTAATCTTCGATCGCGCCTCCGGCAACCGCATCACGCAGTTTTACCTGCCGGGGGTCGGTGCTGAAAACTTGACGATTCGCGGGGAAGAACTGTGGATTTGTGACGATGTTGAACGATCTGTGTATTGCATGGATCGGGCCACTGGGGAAGTACGCTTCAGTGTCTTAACCCCCTATGAATCGCCTTCCGGGTTGGCTTTCCACACCGATTCGCAAACTGGCAGCGAACTTCTCTACGTTTGCTATGCCAGTGAGGAAATGTACATTCGCGATGATCCAAACAATCCTGAAGATCCCTATGAGCTAACCTCTCGCGATCGAACTTTTATTCATCCATTGCATTACTACTATGACGAAACCGCCCGTTATACCCTTTCTAACGGTTATCTTTTAGAAATGTCATATGTCGAGGAGATATCTCCCCTAGAAGAAGTTCCGCTTACCAATCTCGAATGGCGCATTTCCCTGCCAGTGAATACCGATCGGCAAACAGTGCTACAAGTAGAACCGATCGGGCGGCCCTACACCGAAGAAATTCAAGAAGGACAGCGCGTAGCTGTGTTTCGTTTTGACAAGCTAGCCCCCCAGGAAGGTCAAATCTTTGGCTGGAAAGCCTTGATGGAAGTGCGCGGCATTAAATATCAACTGACCTACCGCGATACTGAAACCTTGCCGCCGCTCTCTCAAGAATTTCAGCGGCGCTATCTCGTCGATGATGATGATTTAGCGATGGATACACCCATGATTCGCAGTGCGGCCCGTGAGGCAATTGGAACGGAAACCAACATCCTGCGCAAAATTCTTAAAATTCGCAACTATGTTTATGATCGCATGTCCTACGGCATCAAGCCCCACATTGATACACCCGATGTAGCGCTCGATCGGGGGATTGGCTCCTGTGGCGAATATGTCGGGATTTTGCTAGCGCTGGCTCGACTCAATGGCATTGCCTGTCGTACCGTTGGACGCTACAAATGCCCTCCTGATCCCGATCGACGTGGCGTGCCGTTACAACCCGACTTCAACCATGTTTGGATTGAGTTTTATATTCCTGGTTTTGGCTGGGTGCCAATGGAATCTAACGTGGATGACGTGGTAGAAGGCGGCCCCTATCCTACTCGATTTTTCATGGGCTTGCCCTGGTTTCATGCTGAAATTGGTAAAGGCATTCCCTTTGAAAAAATTACCGCCCCCGATTTACCTGAAGACATTTCGATCGGTGATCTAGCACTGAATCATATTCGATTCACCATTCTAGAGGAATTGCCACCACCGGGAGCCAAACCGAGTGAATGA